One region of Gossypium raimondii isolate GPD5lz chromosome 6, ASM2569854v1, whole genome shotgun sequence genomic DNA includes:
- the LOC105774313 gene encoding double-stranded RNA-binding protein 1, whose translation MPTNENFSGVSNCYVFKSQLQEYAQKVGLPTPVYETFKEGPSHKPSFRSTVTVNNVKYDSIPGFFNRKAAEQSAAEVALLELFKAGEANESISQPVHETGLCKNLLQEYAQKMNYAIPVYQIQKDEATGRLPHYSCTVEIGGIRYIGASAKTKKEAEIKAARVALLAIQLSTSQLTDRALGNSQLTVIPCRKRAIETASNPDETTVKAPKPKKSRFKKKMLKTKFLGKKADRSQDNPTSNSAIGSDDSHKPESIQTDSFTALGSETLGTEATNNLKDAKITSDSSEREMPSADVALAPEVADNSKNEQLMAANPLHSNHEVPDVENSSMVCDDQTDSVKLTNGDDVASKITDPTSSQMEASKIMPGLNQVVEKVHANAGQAQVLEKIDIGSVPGIQFRN comes from the exons ATGCCCACCAACGAAAACTTCTCag GTGTTTCGAATTGCTATGTTTTCAAGAGCCAATTGCAGGAGTATGCACAAAAGGTGGGTCTTCCAACACCTGTATACGAGACTTTCAAGGAAGGACCGTCCCATAAACCTTCTTTCCGATCAACTGTAACTGTAAACAATGTTAAATACGATTCGATACCCGGGTTTTTTAATCGCAAGGCTGCAGAGCAATCGGCAGCTGAAGTGGCTCTCTTGGAGTTGTTCAAAGCCGGTGAAGCTAATGAAAGCATCTCTCAACCTGTT CACGAGACAGGCTTGTGCAAAAATCTACTACAGGAGTATGCGCAGAAGATGAATTATGCTATTCCGGTTTATCAGATTCAGAAGGATGAAGCAACGGGTCGATTGCCTCACTACTCATGTACAGTTGAGATAGGAGGCATTCGGTATATTGGAGCTTCAGCGAAAACGAAAAAAGAAGCAGAGATCAAAGCTGCTAGAGTTGCTCTACTGGCTATTCAGTTGAGTACATCTCAATTAACTGATAGGGCACTTGGCAACTCTCAGTTAACGGTTATTCCTTGTAGAAAGAGGGCAATTGAGACAGCTAGCAATCCTGATGAGACGACTGTGAAGGCTCCTAAGCCAAAGAAATCACGATTCAAGAAGAAAATgttgaaaacaaaattcttgGGGAAAAAAGCTGATCGTTCTCAAGACAATCCTACAAGCAATTCGGCTATTGGTTCGGATGATTCGCATAAACCCGAATCAATCCAAACTGATTCTTTTACTGCGTTGGGTTCAGAAACATTAGGTACCGAGGCGACGAATAATCTCAAAGATGCAAAGATAACAAGTGACTCGAGTGAGCGAGAGATGCCTTCTGCAGATGTGGCATTGGCTCCCGAGGTTGCTGATAATTCTAAAAATGAGCAGTTAATGGCTGCAAATCCTCTTCATAGCAACCATGAGGTTCCAGATGTTGAAAATTCCTCCATGGTCTGTGACGATCAAACTGATTCAGTTAAATTGACTAACGGGGACGATGTTGCTTCAAAGATTACTGATCCGACTTCAAGTCAAATGGAGGCTTCAAAAATCATGCCTGGTTTAAACCAAGTAGTAGAAAAAGTCCATGCAAATGCAGGCCAAGCACAGGTCCTGGAGAAAATAGACATTGGTTCCGTCCCTGGGATTCAGTTTCGCAATTAG
- the LOC105771457 gene encoding protein NETWORKED 2A encodes MMMLQKAASNAYSWWWVSHIRTKQSKWLEQNLQDMEEKVRSMLKIIDDDGDSFAKRAEIYFKKRPELVSIVEECYRSYQALAERYDHLSKDLQSANRTIATVFPEQVPYSLDDEQDPGSRVWIHKGKVNKALGSAVTSSGLNKDDALDEIDKLSKEISDMETERECLKRAYVEGYKKFCEVDNQVAEKQRRVSNLRVEFGLGSVTDDKHELPIEDVNVDSEKIKHVHLGFEALRNRFSAPQINQQKKHVPIKNVDNKVHEVLIVEKENHVSEVSWNETDEKLEVSSNYASRMMSELVVKIDELVQRVVNWETTFLSEKDLEKRSKSDADEVPEEDKEAEKEGREIINSRMNLLEGELSKVKDLVDTVVHEMNGLKTHSAELSCNVDHLSVKAEADSDVDGETEDHQIEQALKDKDVSAEGKNNVACETSNVFDAYSSKGLVSTKEDKAKKQYLSDMARSIPDAEINEIETDDEEEEQPNWRQLYLDGLDDREQVVVDKYSSVLENYEEVKKKLNEVDKNNRDGFFELAMQIKELKNAVASRDREVQYLHRKIGFLDENKHVYSIEDHEVNRESPSEQSTLTNSIEASPSEQGKDRSIRKEITVEVESTTHGSSKESSEKAGENNKRTSQSVVENKIRSSIDELLEENLVFWLRFSAAFNQIKKYQTSVNNLKAKLSTLRKRNHYEGRMEHMQSEIRPVYCQFQEIRTGLTLWLENNGVLTDEIESRYTSICKIQNEIASGYELMSVYQATKFKGEVTNMKHELTKVSNELKSGFEHVWQLKHEVEKQMNSLEKELGSLISSMSQPSKSQRSSMSRIPLRSFLFGIKLRNSKQSKGSSIVTSYKNLSKSSR; translated from the exons ATGATGATGTTGCAGAAAGCTGCAAGCAATGCATATTCATGGTGGTGGGTTAGCCACATTAGGACCAAGCAATCAAAATGGCTTGAACAAAATCTTCAAG ATATGGAGGAGAAAGTGAGGAGCatgttgaaaattattgatgatgatgGGGATTCATTTGCAAAAAGGGCAGAAATTTATTTCAAGAAAAGACCAGAACTTGTAAGCATTGTTGAAGAATGTTACCGTTCTTACCAAGCATTAGCTGAAAGATATGATCATTTATCAAAAGATCTTCAAAGTGCCAATCGAACCATTGCTACTGTTTTCCCTGAACAAGTCCCTTATTCCCTTGATGATGAACAAGATCCCGGTTCGagagtttggattcataaaggAAAAGTGAACAAAGCTTTAGGATCGGCGGTTACGAGTTCGGGGTTGAACAAAGACGACGCACTCGATGAAATCGATAAGTTGTCGAAGGAGATTTCAGATATGGAAACTGAAAGAGAGTGTTTGAAGAGAGCATATGTGGAAGGGTATAAGAAATTTTGTGAAGTGGACAATCAAGTAGCTGAAAAGCAAAGGAGAGTAAGCAATTTACGGGTTGAGTTCGGGCTTGGATCCGTTACCGATGATAAACACGAGTTGCCGATCGAGGATGTGAATGTGGATTCCGAAAAGATTAAGCATGTACATTTGGGATTTGAAGCTTTGAGGAATAGATTTAGTGCTCCACAAATAAATCAGCAAAAGAAGCATGTTCCAATTAAGAATGTTGATAACAAGGTTCATGAAGTTCTTATTGTTGAAAAAGAGAACCATGTTTCCGAAGTATCGTGGAACGAGACCGATGAGAAGCTCGAAGTAAGCTCGAATTATGCTTCTCGTATGATGTCTGAACTTGTAGTGAAAATTGATGAGCTTGTACAAAGAGTTGTTAATTGGGAAACTACATTTTTGTCTGAAAAGGATTTAGAAAAGAGATCAAAATCCGATGCGGATGAGGTTCCGGAAGAAGACAAGGAAGCCGAGAAGGAAGGCCGGGAAATCATAAACAGCAGGATGAACTTGTTGGAAGGGGAATTAAGTAAAGTTAAAGATCTTGTGGATACTGTTGTACACGAAATGAACGGCCTCAAAACACATTCGGCTGAACTGAGTTGTAATGTTGATCATTTATCAGTAAAAGCTGAAGCCGATTCTGATGTCGACGGAGAAACAGAAGATCATCAAATCGAGCAGGCTTTGAAAGATAAGGATGTTTCAGCTGAAGGGAAAAACAATGTTGCTTGTGAAACAAGCAATGTGTTTGATGCTTATTCGAGTAAGGGTCTGGTTTCTACCAAAGAAGATAAAGCAAAGAAGCAATACTTGTCGGATATGGCAAGAAGTATACCAGATGCTGAGATCAATGAAATTGAGACCGATGACGAAGAAGAAGAGCAACCGAACTGGAGGCAGTTGTACTTGGATGGACTCGATGACAGAGAACAGGTTGTCGTCGACAAGTACTCTTCGGTTCTTGAGAACTATGAAGAGGTAAAAAAGAAGCTTAATGAAGTCGATAAGAACAACCGAGATGGGTTCTTCGAATTGGCCATGCAGATAAAGGAACTAAAGAACGCAGTGGCCTCTAGAGATAGAGAGGTTCAATATTTACATcgaaaaattgggtttttagATGAAAACAAGCATGTATATTCAATAGAAGACCACGAAGTAAACCGTGAAAGTCCGAGCGAGCAATCTACGTTAACCAATTCTATCGAAGCATCACCTTCAGAGCAGGGGAAAGATAGATCCATTAGAAAAGAAATCACAGTCGAAGTCGAGTCAACTACACACGGAAGTTCCAAAGAATCATCCGAGAAAGCAGGAGAAAACAACAAACGTACAAGCCAATCAGTCGTAGAGAACAAAATTAGATCAAGTATCGACGAATTACTCGAGGAAAATCTCGTGTTTTGGTTGAGATTCAGTGCAGcttttaatcaaataaagaaatatcAAACTTCAGTCAATAACTTGAAAGCCAAGTTATCaacattgagaaaaagaaaccaTTATGAAGGAAGAATGGAACATATGCAATCCGAAATCCGACCCGTTTATTGTCAGTTCCAAGAAATAAGAACCGGCTTAACACTATGGTTAGAAAACAATGGAGTTTTGACAGATGAAATTGAAAGCAGATATACCTCCATATGCAAAATCCAAAATGAAATAGCTAGTGGCTATGAGTTGATGAGTGTATATCAAGCAACCAAGTTCAAAGGTGAAGTTACGAACATGAAACATGAACTTACCAAGGTATCTAATGAATTAAAATCCGGGTTTGAACATGTGTGGCAACTCAAGCATGAGGTTGAGAAGCAAATGAACAGCTTGGAGAAAGAACTTGGGTCCTTAATATCATCAATGTCTCAACCATCAAAGTCTCAGAGATCATCGATGTCTCGAATTCCACTTCGGTCATTCTTGTTTGGAATCAAGTTAAGGAACTCTAAGCAATCAAAAGGATCATCAATTGTTACAAGCTACAAGAATTTAAGTAAGTCTTCAAGATAA
- the LOC105772544 gene encoding uncharacterized protein LOC105772544 produces MAVAFTHLSWWLWSGKHQEPRIANGSSLSSSPDSGLLDSDNLKFPLVKRANMASSSRKVRRKWHSREERKIDREYDVVIVPSDGGCVSGSESDGSDYSIGWMEPHGPGFNSDDESDNSFAVLVPCYGHRQDDMLEDPKNNLLGAIVNIPNYYSAASKNYVEQWLSSLQTS; encoded by the exons ATGGCTGTGGCTTTTACTCACCTTTCATGGTGGTTATGGAGTGGTAAACATCAAGAACCTAGAATTGCTAATGGATCTTCTTTAAGTTCTTCGCCGGATTCCGGTTTATTAGATTCGGATAATCTGAAGTTTCCATTGGTTAAGAGAGCTAATATGGCGTCTTCATCTAGAAAAGTTAGGAGGAAATGGCATAGCCGTGAAGAAAGAAAGATAGATAGGGAATATGATGTAGTTATCGTCCCATCGGACGGAGGGTGTGTTTCGGGGTCCGAATCCGATGGTTCAGATTACTCCATTGGATGGATGGAACCTCATGGACCTGGTTTCAACAGTGATGATGAATCAGACAATAGCTTTGCTGTGTTGGTTCCATGTTATGGTCATAGACAAGATGATATGTTGGAAGATCCAAAGAACAACCTTTTGGGTGCCATTGTCAACATTCCTAACTATTATTCTGCTG CAAGCAAAAATTACGTGGAACAGTGGCTTTCATCTCTGCAGACTAGCTAA